A genome region from Lytechinus pictus isolate F3 Inbred chromosome 16, Lp3.0, whole genome shotgun sequence includes the following:
- the LOC135157084 gene encoding uncharacterized protein K02A2.6-like, with translation MIRDRLVVGCRDIAIQRKLLSESSLTLQHALQTATAMEVADRDVEKLKVLSKGTESPTVQKMEGRSQRKPFMSSSRKNTHQRQKQEVQEKPSQKKQEKPASRCWRCGSGDHGQSACRFKDEKCYQCSQVGHTRSQCEKIKQYRSRKKYANHLNGEEGAELIENMPSGELRHLRGGMVNKMAKYSEPFQTSLSLNGIQVNLEIDTGSPWTMMSQQDFHKLGHRADVKQANVSLKTYTESSVPIIGEAMVEVKFDASQPPKKLTLLVVEKGVALLGRDWMQAAPEGIYRFLQNRLNLQTHVSNNPETVHKIQATLQDMLVKHKQVFDCSKVGKLEGYQAKVHPQDDGDKARFYKAAPVPYAMRRKIDEAIDELQDQGVIEPVKFADYACPIVVVKKPNGKVRICGNYKLTANKVLRVERYPIPSLQDMLQDLGGGQQFSKLDLSHAYHQIELDEQARKYTTVNTHRGLFQYTRLPFGIATAPALFQRAMESLLADIPMCRPYLDDIIVSGKTDEEHIANLQAVLHCLESNGLRLKREKCEFMMDSVEFLGHKLDQHGVSPLPDKIEAIKKTPRPQNQSQLQAYLGLLGYYRKFIPNLTKEIAPLITLLKAEYASVPKKPGDRNKADPNLKWGGDQERAFQKSKELVQSDTVLTHYDPSKPLLLQCDASPYGLGVVLSHVGTDGLEQPISFASRTLTRSEANYAQYEKEGLSVIFGVKKFHKYLYGRRFTIVTDHKPLLGIFGDTKPASPMASARLARWHMILSAYEYDIIYKEGKQHQNADALSRLPLADDQTVWSHQSLAELDEQPPVQINMLDIDTRPVEADEVRRITKRDPVLARVTAYVMNGWPNPKSVPPELKAFAQKKEELSIEDDIILWGHRVVIPDNKQMRQRILDELHGTHPGIVKMKALARSFVWWPGIDKMLEEKVKTCTTCQEHQRSPPPAPIHPWEFPERPWSRIHIDYAYIDNQNVLIVVDAYTKWIEAIRVAHATAAATVTAMRRLFATYGIPETVVSDNGTQFVSEDFSNFLFNNNVEHVQTAPKHPSSNGLAERAVQTLKSGVKKTSGTSLEMRIQVFLMTYRITPQGTTMKTPSELMFKRRIRSRMDHVRPNLHKSVQKQQSAMKQAADKRSKMRQFKLNDTVLVKNFAAGPTWLRGIVTEKLNEVMYVIELQDGREVRRHVDHIRLYTLSHGNDHDKEEMPDQNTNLQPEILIQQTQYPSQTTENPNMAPSTSESLISNTEQSIADTTAMSQQVQTESLSDSDGAVMPNMPNSKVMSERRMSNRKSKTPSKLRDFIVYH, from the coding sequence ATGATTAGGGACCGCTTAGTAGTGGGTTGCCGGGATATCGCAATTCAACGCAAGCTGTTAAGTGAGTCATCCCTAACCTTACAACATGCACTTCAGACCGCCACAGCTATGGAGGTAGCAGACAGAGATGTTGAAAAGCTCAAGGTATTGAGTAAAGGGACCGAGTCACCTACAGTTCAGAAGATGGAGGGCAGAAGCCAGCGTAAACCATTTATGTCCTCATCGCGTAAAAATACACATCAAAGACAGAAGCAGGAAGTGCAGGAAAAGCCAAGCCAAAAGAAACAGGAAAAACCTGCCTCAAGATGTTGGAGATGTGGTTCAGGTGATCATGGCCAGTCAGCATGTAGATTTAAGGATGAGAAATGCTATCAGTGTTCTCAAGTGGGTCACACCCGCAGCCAGTGTGAGAAGATCAAGCAATACAGATCTAGAAAGAAATATGCAAACCACTTGAATGGTGAGGAAGGTGCAGAACTGATAGAAAACATGCCTAGTGGAGAACTCAGACACCTTAGGGGTGGAATGGTAAACAAGATGGCAAAGTACAGTGAACCGTTCCAGACTAGCCTAAGCCTAAATGGGATCCAAGTTAACTTAGAAATAGACACAGGAAGCCCCTGGACGATGATGTCGCAGCAGGATTTTCATAAACTGGGACATCGAGCTGATGTGAAGCAAGCAAATGTTTCCTTGAAAACATACACAGAGTCATCAGTACCAATCATTGGTGAGGCAATGGTAGAAGTCAAGTTTGATGCCAGCCAACCACCAAAGAAGTTGACACTTCTTGTAGTTGAGAAAGGTGTTGCGTTACTGGGCCGAGACTGGATGCAAGCCGCACCAGAAGGAATCTACAGATTCCTACAGAATCGCCTCAACCTTCAAACACATGTTTCCAACAATCCAGAAACCGTGCATAAGATACAAGCTACCTTACAAGACATGTTAGTGAAGCACAAGCAAGTGTTTGACTGTTCAAAAGTTGGTAAACTTGAAGGCTACCAGGCAAAGGTGCATCCTCAAGATGATGGAGATAAAGCCAGGTTCTACAAAGCTGCACCAGTCCCATATGCAATGCGCCGGAAAATTGACGAAGCCATTGATGAGCTACAGGACCAAGGCGTGATTGAGCCGGTGAAGTTTGCTGATTACGCATGTCCTATCGTAGTGGTGAAGAAACCAAATGGTAAAGTCCGCATCTGTGGCAACTATAAGTTGACAGCAAATAAAGTTCTAAGGGTGGAACGGTACCCAATTCCTTCGCTCCAGGATATGCTCCAGGACTTAGGTGGAGGTCAACAGTTCAGCAAGCTTGACCTTTCACATGCATACCACCAGATAGAACTTGATGAACAAGCAAGGAAGTACACCACAGTAAATACACACAGAGGACTTTTTCAGTACACTAGGTTACCCTTTGGTATAGCCACAGCCCCTGCGCTCTTCCAAAGAGCAATGGAGTCACTCTTAGCTGACATACCAATGTGTCGCCCGTACCTAGATGATATTATAGTTAGCGGGAAGACAGATGAAGAACACATTGCCAACTTGCAAGCTGTACTGCATTGCCTAGAGAGTAATGGACTTCGACTGAAAAGGGAAAAGTGTGAGTTCATGATGGACTCGGTGGAGTTCCTTGGCCACAAGCTGGATCAACATGGAGTTAGCCCACTCCCAGACAAGATAGAAGCCATAAAGAAGACTCCAAGACCACAGAACCAGAGTCAACTACAGGCATACCTAGGACTTCTTGGCTACTATCGGAAGTTTATACCAAATTTGACCAAAGAGATTGCCCCACTAATAACACTGTTGAAGGCAGAGTATGCTTCAGTTCCAAAGAAGCCGGGAGACCGGAACAAAGCAGATCCAAACCTGAAGTGGGGAGGAGACCAAGAAAGAGCCTTCCAGAAGTCAAAGGAACTGGTTCAGAGTGACACAGTGTTGACACACTATGACCCCAGTAAGCCTTTGTTGTTGCAATGTGATGCAAGCCCCTATGGTCTAGGTGTAGTCCTCAGCCATGTAGGAACAGACGGTCTAGAGCAGCCCATTTCTTTTGCATCACGCACGCTCACCAGAAGTGAAGCAAATTACGCCCAATATGAAAAAGAAGGACTCTCTGTCATTTTCGGTGTAAAGAAATTTCACAAGTACCTGTACGGAAGACGATTTACAATCGTCACAGACCACAAGCCGCTGTTAGGCATATTCGGTGACACCAAACCTGCAAGCCCCATGGCCTCTGCAAGGTTAGCCAGGTGGCACATGATCCTCTCAGCCTACGAATATGACATCATATACAAGGAAGGTAAACAGCACCAGAATGCAGACGCCCTATCACGCCTACCCTTGGCAGATGATCAAACAGTGTGGTCGCATCAGAGTCTTGCAGAACTGGATGAGCAGCCTCCAGTTCAAATCAATATGCTGGATATTGACACAAGGCCAGTTGAAGCCGATGAAGTCAGAAGAATCACCAAAAGGGATCCTGTTCTCGCAAGAGTAACAGCCTATGTGATGAATGGATGGCCAAACCCCAAGAGCGTTCCACCAGAGCTCAAAGCCTTTGCGCAGAAGAAGGAGGAACTCTCGATTGAGGATGACATCATATTATGGGGGCATAGAGTGGTCATTCCAGACAACAAGCAAATGAGACAAAGGATCCTTGATGAACTTCATGGGACTCATCCAGGCATAGTCAAGATGAAAGCACTTGCACGATCCTTTGTATGGTGGCCAGGCATCGACAAAATGTTGGAAGAGAAGGTGAAGACCTGTACAACTTGTCAGGAGCACCAGCGAAGCCCACCACCTGCCCCTATCCACCCATGGGAGTTCCCAGAACGTCCCTGGAGTAGGATCCACATCGATTACGCCTACATCGATAACCAGAACGTGCTGATTGTTGTTGACGCATACACCAAGTGGATTGAAGCTATTAGAGTAGCACACGCCACTGCAGCTGCTACAGTCACTGCCATGCGACGCCTGTTTGCAACGTATGGTATTCCAGAAACAGTCGTAAGTGACAACGGCACCCAGTTTGTCTCTGAAGACTTTTCGAACTTCCTGTTCAACAACAATGTAGAACATGTGCAAACAGCCCCAAAACACCCTTCCAGCAATGGCCTTGCGGAAAGGGCTGTGCAAACCTTGAAAAGTGGAGTTAAGAAAACCAGTGGAACATCATTGGAGATGCGCATCCAAGTATTCCTAATGACCTATCGGATAACTCCACAAGGAACTACCATGAAAACACCAAGTGAACTAATGTTCAAAAGGAGGATCAGAAGTAGAATGGATCATGTCCGTCCGAACCTGCACAAGTCGGTTCAGAAGCAGCAATCTGCAATGAAACAGGCGGCAGACAAGCGCTCAAAGATGAGACAGTTCAAGTTGAATGATACTGTCTTGGTGAAGAACTTTGCAGCCGGACCAACTTGGCTCAGAGGAATAGTAACCGAAAAACTCAATGAAGTCATGTACGTGATAGAGTTACAGGATGGTAGAGAGGTACGTCGCCATGTGGATCACATTAGACTTTACACTCTATCGCATGGAAATGATCATGACAAGGAAGAAATGCCTGATCAGAACACCAATCTACAACCAGAGATTCTGATTCAACAGACGCAGTATCCAAGCCAGACAACAGAAAATCCCAATATGGCACCTAGTACTAGCGAATCCTTAATTTCAAACACTGAACAGAGTATCGCTGATACTACAGCCATGTCACAGCAGGTCCAAACAGAGTCACTAAGTGATTCTGATGGAGCTGTCATGCCAAACATGCCAAATTCTAAAGTCATGTCAGAAAGACGAATGTCCAACCGGAAGTCAAAGACACCCTCAAAGTTAAGAGATTTCATTGTATATCATTAA